In Lacerta agilis isolate rLacAgi1 chromosome 8, rLacAgi1.pri, whole genome shotgun sequence, one genomic interval encodes:
- the LOC117051670 gene encoding ly6/PLAUR domain-containing protein 3-like isoform X1, translating into MGTHFLLHASVFLVAVTFFMKDALALECHSCVDLGDGGCNAENMKKVECPASTHVCVETVAAVEWSHGKFSVGEKGCGLGMPGTNDKAVDVHGILAFSQLHQCNSSHCNTKLDIKNLELEPIGNESARVANGVECYSCYGNECSLDNSTTVKCYDSFRGCFHGNVTMKAGNFSLTRPLKGCVQDEDCTKVMKGSPAITVMGSCCSGSLCNVDLSNKTYFAPKIPRLAVMPGQGTNATVAATTATTTATTSARTRNSAPAPSTVSKPIRSVAVSPPSSSHDDHDHDHDHDHDHDHDHDHDHDHDHSESPVRDGNRDTAVKVEGRQSQHPTKGDAAGLGGSVLLSLLLAGLLL; encoded by the exons ATGGGCACTCACTTTCTCCTCCATGCATCCGTCTTTCTAGTAGCGGTGACATTCTTCATGAAAG ATGCCCTGGCACTGGAGTGCCACAGCTGCGTCGACTTGGGCGATGGTGGATGCAATGCAGAGAATATGAAGAAAGTGGAGTGCCCAGCATCTACCCACGTCTGCGTGGAAACGGTGGCAGCTGTGGAATGGA GCCATGGGAAGTTCTCGGTTGGCGAAAAAGGCTGCGGATTGGGCATGCCAGGTACCAATGACAAAGCGGTAGATGTGCACGGCATCCTGGCCTTCTCTCAGCTGCACCAGTGCAACAGCAGCCACTGCAACACCAAACTGGATATCAAAAACCTGGAACTGGAACCCATCG GTAACGAGAGTGCCAGGGTTGCGAATGGCGTGGAATGTTACAGCTGTTACGGCAATGAGTGTTCACTGGACAACTCTACCACAGTCAAATGCTATGACTCTTTCCGGGGCTGTTTCCATGGAAATGTCACAATGAAAGCAG GCAACTTCTCACTGACCAGGCCCCTCAAGGGCTGTGTCCAAGATGAGGACTGCACCAAGGTCATGAAAGGTAGCCCAGCTATCACCGTCATGGGTTCCTGTTGCTCTGGAAGCCTCTGCAACGTCGACCTCTCCAACAAAACTTACTTCGCTCCCAAGATCCCACGACTTGCAGTCATGCCCGGGCAAGGTACTAATGCCACTgtggctgccaccactgccaccaccaccgccacaaCTTCCGCACGCACTCGCAACAGTGCGCCAGCCCCTTCCACGGTCAGCAAGCCAATCCGTTCCGTTGCTGTGAGTCCACCTTCAAGTAGTCATGACGACCATGACCACGACCATGACCACGACCACGACCACGACCATGACCACGACCACGACCACGACCATGACCACAGTGAGAGCCCAGTGAGAGATGGGAACAGAGACACTGCTGTGAAAGTTGAAGGGCGTCAGAGCCAGCATCCTACAAAGGGGGATGCTGCAGGCTTGGGGGGGTCAGTCTTGCTGTCCTTGTTGCTGGCTGGGTTGCTCCTTTGA
- the LOC117051670 gene encoding ly6/PLAUR domain-containing protein 3-like isoform X2, with translation MGTHFLLHASVFLVAVTFFMKDALALECHSCVDLGDGGCNAENMKKVECPASTHVCVETVAAVEWSHGKFSVGEKGCGLGMPGTNDKAVDVHGILAFSQLHQCNSSHCNTKLDIKNLELEPIGNESARVANGVECYSCYGNECSLDNSTTVKCYDSFRGCFHGNVTMKAGNFSLTRPLKGCVQDEDCTKVMKGSPAITVMGSCCSGSLCNVDLSNKTYFAPKIPRLAVMPGQGTNATVAATTATTTATTSARTRNSAPAPSTVSKPIRSVAVSPPSSSHDDHDHDHDHDHSESPVRDGNRDTAVKVEGRQSQHPTKGDAAGLGGSVLLSLLLAGLLL, from the exons ATGGGCACTCACTTTCTCCTCCATGCATCCGTCTTTCTAGTAGCGGTGACATTCTTCATGAAAG ATGCCCTGGCACTGGAGTGCCACAGCTGCGTCGACTTGGGCGATGGTGGATGCAATGCAGAGAATATGAAGAAAGTGGAGTGCCCAGCATCTACCCACGTCTGCGTGGAAACGGTGGCAGCTGTGGAATGGA GCCATGGGAAGTTCTCGGTTGGCGAAAAAGGCTGCGGATTGGGCATGCCAGGTACCAATGACAAAGCGGTAGATGTGCACGGCATCCTGGCCTTCTCTCAGCTGCACCAGTGCAACAGCAGCCACTGCAACACCAAACTGGATATCAAAAACCTGGAACTGGAACCCATCG GTAACGAGAGTGCCAGGGTTGCGAATGGCGTGGAATGTTACAGCTGTTACGGCAATGAGTGTTCACTGGACAACTCTACCACAGTCAAATGCTATGACTCTTTCCGGGGCTGTTTCCATGGAAATGTCACAATGAAAGCAG GCAACTTCTCACTGACCAGGCCCCTCAAGGGCTGTGTCCAAGATGAGGACTGCACCAAGGTCATGAAAGGTAGCCCAGCTATCACCGTCATGGGTTCCTGTTGCTCTGGAAGCCTCTGCAACGTCGACCTCTCCAACAAAACTTACTTCGCTCCCAAGATCCCACGACTTGCAGTCATGCCCGGGCAAGGTACTAATGCCACTgtggctgccaccactgccaccaccaccgccacaaCTTCCGCACGCACTCGCAACAGTGCGCCAGCCCCTTCCACGGTCAGCAAGCCAATCCGTTCCGTTGCTGTGAGTCCACCTTCAAGTAGTCATGACGACCATGACCACGACCAT GACCATGACCACAGTGAGAGCCCAGTGAGAGATGGGAACAGAGACACTGCTGTGAAAGTTGAAGGGCGTCAGAGCCAGCATCCTACAAAGGGGGATGCTGCAGGCTTGGGGGGGTCAGTCTTGCTGTCCTTGTTGCTGGCTGGGTTGCTCCTTTGA